One Cryptomeria japonica chromosome 9, Sugi_1.0, whole genome shotgun sequence genomic window carries:
- the LOC131073857 gene encoding uncharacterized protein LOC131073857 → MEDGSEKLQNVPSWDCGSPLYDSYELASIINQLDRGLATLYPSSRPPPDRQSCYTSWISSKSQKIKRASGKYTCRFCIISSGNVVDARKRVNRKHPLGWLFRLPWIVSQGVKSIPFWKVAVGDCPSQKQITDDRNGGQTSEGSNSNGKL, encoded by the coding sequence ATGGAAGATGGTTCAGAGAAGCTGCAAAATGTTCCTTCGTGGGATTGTGGAAGCCCTCTGTACGATTCGTATGAACTGGCATCGATAATCAATCAGCTGGACCGAGGATTGGCTACTCTCTATCCCTCTTCCAGGCCGCCTCCAGATCGCCAGAGCTGCTACACTTCATGGATCTCCTCCAAATCCCAAAAGATCAAGAGGGCCTCCGGCAAATACACTTGTCGTTTTTGCATCATCTCGTCAGGAAATGTTGTTGATGCAAGGAAACGCGTTAACAGAAAACATCCGCTTGGCTGGTTATTTCGGCTGCCATGGATCGTTTCACAGGGAGTAAAATCAATTCCATTTTGGAAAGTAGCTGTTGGGGATTGCCCGAGTCAGAAGCAGATTACAGATGATCGTAATGGAGGCCAAACCAGCGAGGGCAGCAATTCTAATGGCAAACTTTGA